The proteins below are encoded in one region of Sporosarcina sp. FSL K6-1508:
- a CDS encoding YufK family protein has product MKNPYIYGYLPFVTIVLFSLTFGVYTVSMSVELFKGIGLYAGMREFLTDIQLRVFLLVIYALLFFMVFSALKLIAETIHETAMLFFSKDEEGKSYSEARGGNVIYFFGALASAGGISSVKLLAAIFLLTTFIYFVYVVFKLSKFMTIVSTIGLLVFEITVWAVLVSTIIYILLKLYNGVIASLPFIGNKTD; this is encoded by the coding sequence ATGAAAAATCCATATATATACGGTTATCTGCCATTCGTAACAATCGTTCTATTCAGTTTGACGTTTGGAGTCTACACTGTAAGTATGTCGGTAGAATTGTTCAAGGGAATTGGTTTGTATGCAGGAATGCGGGAGTTTTTAACAGACATCCAATTACGTGTTTTTCTGCTTGTCATCTATGCACTGCTATTTTTCATGGTTTTTTCAGCTTTAAAATTGATTGCGGAAACGATCCACGAAACCGCGATGTTATTCTTTTCTAAGGATGAGGAAGGTAAGTCGTATAGTGAGGCCCGCGGAGGTAATGTCATCTACTTTTTTGGCGCTCTTGCATCGGCAGGGGGCATCAGTTCAGTTAAACTATTAGCGGCTATATTTTTACTGACAACGTTCATCTACTTCGTATATGTCGTTTTTAAATTGAGTAAATTCATGACCATTGTCAGCACGATAGGTCTTCTTGTTTTTGAAATTACAGTTTGGGCAGTACTTGTCTCCACAATCATCTATATTTTATTAAAACTTTATAACGGAGTAATCGCGAGTTTGCCGTTCATTGGCAATAAAACGGACTAA
- a CDS encoding transglycosylase domain-containing protein: MKQVIGIFIALLFIPVLILVQGAIAVELRSAESFKGQMSDSIELSSPANNVPVTMKDRNGLIFAEEYIEWREPLPLASVPTFARQLFLESEDTGFFEHRGYDVSAIVRAFAVNTATDDVRQGASTITQQVVRMRFLSTEKTYERKLTELFYAAELEKQSTKEEILEMYVNEMYFGNHVYGIGAAATYYFSKPLNELNEAELAFIAAIPNNPSLYNPLKHFDRTKKRQERLLTILTKNKVITAEQADEFKNTAIELKLKKKESNYPAYSTYVLAELADLIAKSEGLTEKIANARDTSEKIELERKVKERTAEVLAAGLVIETALNPKKQKLDEQKISSLLKPAGVEAGAAVIDNETREIVSLFAGKDYKKADFHRAFQAVRQPGSAIKPLLVYAPLFESGPYTENTPINSGNLCIGSYCPTNIGGYVYGNVTVKEAFRKSHNTAAVRLFQMVGVEEAFNYIAPFHFKSITKRDMNYAAALGGFSKGMTPIELAGAYSSFIDGTYSSVHAIRAVKDREGNVLYEWPVEKSEVWSPTTVAQIRTMMSDVVLNGTGRGISYTTAYTGAKTGTTDHYKDLWVGGLNDNYTTAVWVGYDRPQSLKALSDQKLHLRIFSTLLQD; this comes from the coding sequence TTGAAACAGGTTATCGGTATTTTTATAGCTCTTTTATTTATCCCTGTTCTTATTCTCGTTCAAGGTGCGATTGCTGTTGAATTGAGAAGCGCTGAGTCATTCAAAGGCCAGATGAGTGATTCCATCGAACTGTCCTCTCCGGCAAACAATGTACCTGTGACAATGAAAGATCGCAATGGTCTCATTTTTGCAGAAGAATACATAGAATGGCGTGAACCGCTCCCCCTAGCATCTGTCCCTACATTTGCCCGTCAACTATTTCTAGAAAGTGAGGACACAGGCTTTTTCGAACACCGGGGATATGACGTATCTGCCATCGTACGTGCATTTGCGGTTAATACTGCGACCGATGATGTTAGACAAGGAGCTTCCACAATTACTCAACAAGTCGTCAGGATGCGCTTTTTGTCGACCGAAAAGACCTACGAACGAAAATTGACAGAACTTTTTTATGCTGCTGAGCTGGAAAAACAGTCAACTAAAGAAGAAATCCTTGAAATGTATGTAAATGAAATGTATTTTGGCAATCATGTATATGGGATCGGTGCAGCCGCAACCTATTATTTCAGCAAACCCTTAAATGAGTTGAATGAAGCTGAACTGGCCTTCATCGCTGCGATTCCAAATAATCCTTCTTTGTATAATCCGTTAAAGCATTTCGACCGAACAAAAAAAAGACAGGAACGCCTCCTAACCATTCTTACAAAAAATAAGGTCATAACTGCTGAACAGGCTGATGAGTTTAAAAATACAGCAATCGAATTAAAGCTTAAGAAGAAAGAAAGTAACTATCCCGCGTACAGTACATATGTCCTCGCTGAGCTTGCTGATCTGATTGCAAAATCTGAAGGTCTGACAGAAAAAATTGCAAATGCGAGGGATACTTCAGAGAAAATAGAACTAGAAAGAAAAGTTAAAGAACGGACAGCTGAAGTATTGGCAGCCGGGCTCGTCATCGAAACAGCTCTCAATCCAAAAAAACAAAAGCTGGATGAGCAAAAGATATCCTCCCTTTTAAAACCGGCAGGCGTGGAGGCAGGAGCCGCAGTCATTGACAATGAAACCCGTGAAATCGTTAGTCTCTTCGCTGGCAAAGACTATAAAAAAGCTGATTTTCACAGAGCATTTCAGGCTGTCAGACAACCTGGTTCCGCTATCAAACCTCTCCTTGTCTATGCGCCCTTGTTTGAAAGCGGGCCCTATACAGAGAACACGCCCATTAACAGCGGCAATCTTTGCATCGGCTCGTATTGTCCAACAAATATCGGTGGTTATGTTTACGGAAATGTCACTGTTAAAGAGGCTTTTCGGAAAAGCCATAATACAGCTGCCGTTAGGCTTTTCCAGATGGTTGGAGTGGAAGAGGCATTTAACTATATTGCACCATTCCATTTCAAATCCATTACGAAGCGCGATATGAACTATGCTGCCGCCCTCGGTGGGTTTTCAAAAGGGATGACGCCAATCGAACTTGCAGGGGCTTATTCCAGTTTCATCGACGGGACGTATTCTAGTGTTCATGCAATCCGTGCAGTGAAGGATAGGGAGGGGAATGTTCTATACGAATGGCCCGTTGAAAAGAGCGAAGTCTGGTCCCCCACTACAGTCGCTCAGATCCGTACCATGATGTCGGATGTCGTATTGAACGGGACCGGTCGAGGTATCTCTTATACCACAGCATATACAGGTGCGAAAACGGGCACGACGGATCATTATAAAGATTTATGGGTTGGTGGGTTAAACGACAACTATACAACAGCCGTCTGGGTTGGCTATGATAGGCCGCAATCTTTAAAAGCTCTGAGTGATCAGAAACTCCATTTACGGATATTTTCCACTCTGCTTCAGGACTAA
- a CDS encoding MFS transporter, giving the protein MDVQKRNFIIIWISNVLVAGTMTMIMPFLSLYIETFGDYSDAYVQKWSGLIFGASFVTAFIMSPIWGRIADKYGFKPILLINGFGIATSVFLMGFVDSVEAFFLLRLLNGVVTGFIPTSLAFISSQTAKKEAGKMLGTLQMGSVTGTLFGPVFGGLLADTFGFQYTFVITSISVIVAAIIVLFGIKEQKRVKNPKAIQYSRKAIISGLLHHRLMLNVMIVTALIQVGNFSIQPLLSLYVSHLTEAKDVAFLAGITFSAAGVGNLLFARRWGKLGDDIGYEKVLSILLLLSFVFIIPQAFVTQLWQLIFWRLLFGIALGGMIPITTALVRREAPIDIQGEVMGYNTSFRFLGNIIGPMFGGIVSGFIGISSVFIVTGVLFLVGFAFLYYAKRKPVQDFEDFLAAEEERTHT; this is encoded by the coding sequence ATGGACGTGCAAAAACGGAACTTTATCATCATCTGGATTTCCAACGTCCTCGTTGCGGGGACAATGACAATGATTATGCCCTTCTTATCTCTTTATATCGAGACGTTCGGTGATTATTCCGATGCATATGTTCAAAAATGGTCTGGTCTAATCTTCGGGGCTTCATTCGTCACAGCTTTCATCATGTCCCCGATTTGGGGGCGGATTGCCGATAAGTATGGTTTCAAGCCAATCCTTCTCATAAATGGCTTCGGTATTGCAACATCCGTTTTCTTGATGGGATTTGTTGACTCCGTCGAGGCATTTTTCCTTCTTCGACTTTTGAATGGCGTTGTCACAGGCTTCATTCCAACGTCTCTCGCGTTCATTTCTTCCCAGACCGCGAAAAAGGAAGCCGGAAAAATGCTCGGTACGTTACAGATGGGTAGTGTAACGGGGACATTATTCGGCCCTGTATTTGGAGGTTTGTTGGCGGATACATTCGGTTTCCAATATACCTTTGTCATTACATCCATCTCCGTGATTGTTGCTGCGATTATCGTCCTCTTCGGGATCAAGGAACAGAAACGGGTAAAAAATCCGAAAGCGATTCAGTATTCCCGAAAAGCGATTATAAGCGGCTTGCTGCATCACCGGCTGATGTTGAATGTCATGATTGTAACAGCACTTATCCAAGTCGGGAACTTCAGTATCCAACCACTTCTTTCTTTATATGTTTCTCATTTGACGGAAGCGAAAGACGTGGCGTTCCTAGCTGGTATAACATTTAGTGCGGCAGGGGTCGGCAATCTTTTGTTCGCGCGCCGCTGGGGTAAGCTCGGTGATGACATCGGCTATGAAAAAGTTCTTTCAATTTTGTTGCTGTTGTCATTCGTCTTCATTATCCCTCAAGCTTTTGTGACCCAGCTATGGCAACTTATTTTCTGGCGGCTGCTGTTCGGCATTGCGCTTGGAGGAATGATTCCTATAACGACTGCGCTGGTCAGACGTGAAGCACCGATCGATATTCAGGGCGAAGTCATGGGGTATAATACAAGCTTCCGTTTCCTTGGTAATATTATCGGTCCGATGTTCGGAGGAATCGTCAGTGGCTTCATCGGCATTTCGTCCGTCTTCATCGTTACTGGTGTCTTGTTCCTTGTTGGTTTCGCATTTCTCTATTATGCCAAACGAAAACCCGTACAGGATTTCGAGGATTTTCTTGCAGCCGAAGAAGAACGGACACATACGTAA
- a CDS encoding peptidylprolyl isomerase: MYPQLSNEVAANEALVVMNTTMGPIKIKLFPEQAPKTVENFLTHAENGYYDGIIFHRVIEDFMIQGGDPTGTGMGGASIYGETFEDEFSMELFNLKGALSMANAGPGTNGSQFFIVHASEVPGSADQMKKGGWPEEIAEAYVEKGGTPHLDQKHTVFGQVIEGMDVVDKIAKVKKGRQDKPVEDISIESIEILQK; the protein is encoded by the coding sequence ATGTATCCACAATTATCGAATGAAGTAGCAGCAAACGAAGCACTTGTAGTTATGAACACAACAATGGGGCCAATTAAAATCAAGCTTTTCCCTGAACAGGCACCAAAAACAGTTGAAAATTTCTTGACGCATGCGGAAAACGGCTATTACGATGGCATTATTTTTCACCGCGTTATTGAAGATTTCATGATCCAAGGCGGCGACCCGACAGGAACAGGTATGGGCGGAGCAAGTATATATGGTGAAACATTTGAGGATGAATTCTCAATGGAACTGTTCAACTTAAAAGGAGCTCTTTCGATGGCGAACGCAGGTCCTGGAACGAACGGCAGCCAATTCTTCATCGTTCACGCATCAGAGGTTCCAGGTTCAGCCGATCAGATGAAAAAAGGCGGATGGCCAGAAGAAATCGCTGAAGCGTATGTCGAAAAGGGTGGAACACCTCACCTAGATCAAAAACATACTGTATTCGGTCAAGTTATCGAAGGCATGGATGTTGTTGACAAAATTGCAAAAGTGAAAAAAGGCCGTCAAGATAAGCCCGTTGAAGATATTTCCATCGAATCAATCGAGATTCTTCAAAAGTAA
- a CDS encoding MalY/PatB family protein, translated as MDNFEQVIERRKSRSVKWDRMELIYGLEDASDILPMWVADMDFAAPEVVVNAMKERLDHPVFGYSYICEGCKDAVRTWLSERHAWETKNEWMLFHHGVVPAIASVIETFTSPGDGILVTSPVYPPFFQIPERQGRNIVECIMQEEDGVYSIDFEEFEKCLKQNVKLFILCNPHNPGGIVWKEDELKEMLRLCTKYDVLILSDEIHADLVFPGYKHIPLATLAGEEIGRIITCVAPTKTFNLAGIQAALMIATDEVVREKLTLNALSHGQMELSSFAAAALTAAYKEGGPWLAELLDTITGNMDYAIQELTSAIPALKIAKPHGTYLLWIDYRGTGLTEEEMMDRLLNKGKLALEPGTKYGEAGRGFLRMNVATPLSVVKDGVNRFITAMSDK; from the coding sequence GTGGATAACTTTGAACAAGTGATTGAACGGCGTAAATCGCGTTCGGTCAAATGGGATCGAATGGAATTGATTTATGGACTTGAAGATGCATCCGATATTTTACCGATGTGGGTGGCCGATATGGATTTTGCTGCTCCTGAAGTTGTTGTCAATGCGATGAAAGAACGGCTCGATCATCCAGTTTTCGGCTATTCATATATTTGTGAGGGCTGTAAAGATGCGGTGCGCACATGGCTTTCTGAACGTCATGCATGGGAAACAAAGAACGAATGGATGTTATTCCACCACGGGGTTGTACCAGCAATCGCATCGGTCATTGAAACATTTACATCACCAGGAGACGGCATTCTTGTCACTTCTCCAGTCTACCCGCCTTTCTTCCAAATTCCTGAACGGCAGGGAAGAAATATTGTCGAGTGTATTATGCAAGAAGAAGACGGCGTGTATTCAATTGATTTTGAAGAATTTGAGAAATGCCTAAAACAAAATGTAAAGCTTTTCATTTTGTGCAACCCGCATAATCCCGGAGGTATCGTCTGGAAAGAAGACGAGCTGAAAGAAATGTTACGCTTATGTACAAAATATGATGTCTTGATTTTATCAGATGAAATCCACGCGGACCTAGTCTTCCCGGGCTATAAGCATATTCCGCTTGCAACGCTTGCCGGCGAAGAAATAGGACGTATTATTACATGTGTTGCCCCAACAAAAACGTTTAACCTCGCGGGTATCCAAGCGGCATTAATGATTGCAACAGATGAAGTTGTACGAGAAAAACTTACTTTGAATGCATTGTCACACGGGCAGATGGAATTGAGTTCCTTTGCTGCCGCAGCCTTGACTGCCGCTTATAAAGAAGGTGGCCCTTGGCTCGCAGAACTGTTAGATACGATTACGGGCAATATGGATTACGCAATTCAAGAACTGACATCGGCGATTCCTGCTTTAAAAATCGCGAAGCCGCATGGTACATACCTTCTCTGGATTGACTACCGCGGCACTGGGCTGACTGAAGAAGAAATGATGGACAGGCTTTTGAATAAAGGGAAACTTGCACTTGAACCAGGAACGAAATACGGTGAAGCGGGACGCGGCTTCCTTCGCATGAATGTCGCTACACCGCTTTCGGTTGTCAAAGATGGGGTCAACCGTTTTATCACCGCGATGAGTGATAAATAA
- a CDS encoding DUF1871 family protein, giving the protein MQTIEMNKKAIALLEQWDPFDVGPKAYELEIADVVSDLHHLDHPTDLAKRIREIYEHSYAVWIPIENCVQISYKLLAIKYEAKCIV; this is encoded by the coding sequence GTGCAAACTATAGAAATGAATAAAAAGGCAATCGCACTTCTTGAACAATGGGATCCGTTTGATGTGGGACCAAAAGCGTATGAACTCGAAATCGCTGATGTTGTGTCGGATTTACATCATCTTGATCATCCAACCGACCTTGCAAAGCGAATTCGGGAAATTTACGAACATTCCTATGCTGTATGGATTCCAATCGAGAACTGTGTGCAAATTTCTTATAAGCTGTTGGCGATTAAGTACGAGGCGAAATGTATCGTCTGA
- a CDS encoding sodium-dependent transporter, whose product MKQRDQWSSKIGFVLAAAGSAIGLGAIWKFPYMAGTNGGSIFLLLFIICTIAIGLPILLAEFVIGRMGQADAVTSLKRLAPGKKWPLIGWIGLAISFILLSFYSVVGGWILSYLTRAIFLNLDATNHGDLFNTIIANPVEVLFAQAVFMGLTIWIVQSGIKGGIERASRWMMPLLFIFFIILAIRSLTLDGAMEGVRFLFVPDWSLLTGSTFLVALGQAFFSLSVGVTAMMTYASYLPKEEKLGQSAMNVALLNITISILAGLVIFPAVFALGHSPAEGPGLIFVILPAIFSQIPFGNVFMIIFFILMLFATLTSSIAMLEIVVSTGIREKRDRRKRASWVFGILIFIVGIPSALSFGVLSDVKVFGGSIFDFADTLTSKIGMPLGALLVSIFAGYVLTKSQTDDELRMHPVMNSLWKFLVRYAAPVAIIVIFIVWIIELYNAS is encoded by the coding sequence ATGAAACAACGTGATCAATGGTCATCAAAAATTGGTTTCGTTCTCGCCGCTGCCGGCAGCGCGATCGGACTCGGTGCAATATGGAAGTTTCCTTATATGGCAGGAACAAACGGCGGAAGCATCTTCCTTCTGCTATTCATCATTTGTACAATTGCAATCGGACTTCCCATTTTACTTGCAGAGTTTGTCATTGGCCGTATGGGGCAGGCCGATGCAGTTACATCACTAAAACGACTGGCCCCAGGGAAAAAATGGCCTTTGATTGGCTGGATTGGGCTTGCAATTTCATTCATCCTGTTGTCATTCTACAGCGTGGTCGGAGGGTGGATTCTTTCCTACTTAACACGCGCCATTTTCCTCAATCTCGATGCTACAAATCATGGTGATCTTTTCAATACAATCATCGCTAATCCTGTGGAAGTACTGTTTGCCCAAGCCGTTTTCATGGGGTTGACGATTTGGATTGTACAAAGCGGAATCAAGGGTGGAATCGAACGGGCAAGCAGATGGATGATGCCATTGCTGTTCATTTTCTTCATTATCCTTGCTATCCGTTCATTAACATTGGATGGTGCAATGGAAGGCGTTCGCTTCCTATTCGTACCTGATTGGTCACTCTTAACAGGGTCAACGTTCTTAGTTGCACTTGGTCAAGCCTTCTTCTCACTGAGCGTAGGGGTGACTGCAATGATGACCTACGCGTCATATTTGCCAAAAGAAGAAAAATTAGGGCAATCTGCTATGAATGTCGCGCTCTTAAATATCACCATTTCCATTTTAGCTGGACTTGTCATCTTTCCAGCTGTGTTCGCGCTCGGCCATTCGCCCGCTGAAGGACCGGGACTGATTTTCGTCATTTTACCAGCTATCTTTAGCCAGATTCCGTTTGGTAATGTGTTTATGATTATTTTCTTCATCTTGATGCTTTTCGCGACACTTACTTCATCGATTGCGATGCTTGAAATTGTCGTGTCAACGGGAATCCGCGAGAAACGCGATCGCAGAAAACGCGCTTCATGGGTATTCGGAATACTCATCTTCATCGTTGGTATTCCAAGTGCGCTTTCATTCGGAGTCCTGTCTGATGTGAAAGTATTCGGCGGTTCCATCTTTGATTTTGCTGACACACTGACGAGTAAAATCGGTATGCCACTCGGTGCATTACTCGTCTCAATATTCGCAGGCTATGTATTGACAAAATCTCAAACAGACGACGAGCTGCGCATGCATCCTGTGATGAATAGCCTTTGGAAGTTTCTCGTCAGGTATGCCGCACCTGTTGCTATTATCGTCATTTTCATCGTTTGGATTATCGAACTATATAACGCATCATAA